One bacterium genomic region harbors:
- a CDS encoding glycosyltransferase family 4 protein — translation MEVKRKIGVVCCSASWGGMEMLAVKQAAMLAQKGHDVWFIGKPDSPAANEALKLNLHIIPVDIKGYLNIHALTELYKIFRTGSFDIIHAHYSKDLWSVVPALYFAKSRAGLILTKHIGTQKPKRDFLHKKIYNRVDAVIAISKVIEKNILDTHPLVSDKVVLIPNGIDTEKFKPGTSYDLRKKYGIHRKNFVIGIAGRLSWWKGYREFLLMARDVIRQNQDVMFLAVGGATIGEEKEAEDIKKLCTSLGIDDRVIFTGFQHDTAQFYRAMDLFVYPAYAEAFGLVIIEAMASGLPVVASDSDGIPEIVINGETGILVPPRDYKKLTDTVLSLLQESKKIGKFKNNARNRVENYFSSDMMISNIENIYEKIIQDRTKNDR, via the coding sequence TTGGAAGTTAAAAGAAAAATCGGAGTAGTCTGCTGTTCGGCATCCTGGGGAGGCATGGAGATGCTTGCAGTAAAACAGGCGGCAATGCTTGCGCAGAAAGGGCATGATGTATGGTTTATAGGAAAGCCGGATTCCCCTGCTGCAAATGAAGCATTAAAATTAAATTTGCATATAATCCCCGTAGATATTAAAGGGTATTTGAATATACACGCTTTAACAGAGCTGTATAAAATTTTCAGAACGGGCTCTTTTGATATTATTCATGCCCACTATTCAAAAGACTTGTGGTCTGTTGTGCCCGCACTTTATTTTGCCAAAAGCAGGGCCGGTTTGATTCTTACAAAGCACATAGGAACTCAGAAACCAAAGAGGGATTTTCTGCATAAAAAGATTTATAACAGAGTTGATGCGGTTATTGCAATCTCAAAAGTAATTGAAAAAAACATCCTGGACACCCATCCTCTCGTAAGTGATAAAGTAGTATTAATCCCCAACGGCATAGACACGGAAAAGTTTAAGCCAGGGACAAGTTATGATCTCAGGAAGAAATATGGAATACACCGGAAAAATTTTGTAATAGGAATTGCAGGGCGGTTGTCCTGGTGGAAGGGATACAGAGAGTTCCTCCTTATGGCACGTGATGTAATCAGGCAAAATCAGGATGTAATGTTTCTTGCAGTTGGCGGAGCGACAATAGGGGAAGAGAAGGAAGCTGAAGATATAAAGAAATTATGCACATCTCTCGGTATTGATGACAGAGTGATTTTCACAGGATTTCAACATGATACTGCGCAGTTTTACAGAGCAATGGATCTTTTTGTCTATCCTGCTTATGCAGAAGCATTTGGGCTTGTGATAATTGAAGCTATGGCTTCAGGCCTGCCGGTAGTAGCTTCAGACAGTGACGGCATTCCCGAGATTGTAATAAACGGAGAAACAGGTATTCTGGTTCCTCCACGTGATTATAAAAAATTGACTGATACTGTACTTTCTTTGTTGCAAGAATCGAAAAAAATAGGTAAGTTTAAAAATAATGCAAGAAACAGGGTTGAGAATTATTTTTCCTCAGACATGATGATTTCGAATATTGAAAATATATACGAAAAGATAATTCAGGATCGGACAAAAAATGATAGATGA
- a CDS encoding PHP domain-containing protein, whose product MIDDWIDLHVHTYYSDGVLSPEEVVTAAKKAGLKAVGIVDHDTVNGLGEAEKEGEKQDLIIVAGTELSSQYKGMDIHILGYCFDRDNEEMKEYLEKFQHERFIRAEKIVSNLSKIGVKISIDDVINKAKGKNIGRPHIADVLLENGYVENFQEAFYKYIGYGSDSYVEKYKITPFDAIKLISKANGLSFLAHPGPSISDSIITEFAKAGLDGIEIVHPRHSANRTAHLQKLARRMDLLVCGGSDCHGRNSEITIGRYTVPYAILEEFYETLRIRKEAI is encoded by the coding sequence ATGATAGATGACTGGATAGACCTGCACGTTCATACATATTATTCAGATGGTGTGCTTTCACCCGAAGAGGTTGTAACAGCAGCAAAAAAAGCCGGATTAAAGGCTGTGGGCATAGTTGACCATGATACGGTTAACGGACTTGGTGAGGCTGAAAAAGAGGGCGAAAAGCAGGATTTGATAATAGTAGCCGGAACAGAACTGAGCAGTCAGTACAAAGGCATGGATATACACATCCTCGGGTATTGTTTTGACAGAGATAATGAAGAGATGAAGGAATATCTGGAAAAATTTCAGCATGAACGTTTTATTCGTGCAGAAAAAATAGTAAGCAATCTCTCTAAAATTGGTGTGAAAATATCCATTGATGATGTGATAAACAAGGCAAAAGGTAAAAATATAGGGCGGCCTCATATTGCAGACGTACTTTTAGAAAATGGATATGTTGAAAATTTTCAGGAAGCTTTTTACAAATATATCGGATATGGTTCTGATAGTTACGTAGAAAAATATAAAATAACTCCTTTTGATGCAATAAAACTTATTTCAAAAGCAAACGGATTGTCTTTTCTTGCACATCCCGGGCCTTCCATTTCTGACAGTATAATTACCGAGTTTGCCAAAGCCGGACTTGACGGTATTGAGATAGTGCATCCGAGGCACAGTGCAAACAGGACAGCTCATCTGCAGAAACTTGCAAGAAGAATGGATCTTCTTGTTTGCGGCGGATCAGACTGCCATGGAAGGAACAGTGAAATTACTATAGGGCGATATACAGTTCCTTATGCTATTCTTGAAGAGTTTTATGAAACATTAAGAATCAGAAAAGAGGCTATTTAA
- the waaF gene encoding lipopolysaccharide heptosyltransferase II: protein MKLSRVLVIKLRAIGDVVLVTSVFPNIKKTMPDTVVDVLVEEPAAPVLQGNPFVDNVIILPRKKWEKINTISAWFESLKFIRKLRRNNYDAVIDLFGNPRSAFLTMVSGAKQRVGFKFRGRSLAYNLKVEPRGDRVHEVEFNLDALRAMGIPVESKEPQITVSEKEYRKIDEWIADSGLSDKKIAGIHSWASWQAKEWAAEKFIELSDRIVNELGMEVVLVWGPGEKDRAERIQKSALSKLYLAPATNLKELAALMSRFDAVVATDSGPMHIAAAMGTPTLGIYGPTNWKLQGPFGPQNRAVYLKGLECLGCNLTECSKRTCMKDLSVEMVFNELKDMMNKI, encoded by the coding sequence TTGAAGTTAAGTAGAGTGCTTGTGATAAAACTGCGAGCTATTGGTGATGTTGTTCTAGTTACATCTGTTTTTCCGAATATAAAAAAAACTATGCCTGATACTGTTGTTGATGTACTGGTTGAAGAACCTGCGGCCCCGGTTTTACAGGGGAATCCTTTTGTGGATAATGTAATTATCCTGCCGAGGAAAAAATGGGAAAAGATAAACACAATTTCCGCATGGTTTGAAAGCCTTAAGTTTATCAGGAAATTAAGAAGAAATAATTACGATGCTGTGATTGACCTTTTCGGTAATCCGCGCAGTGCTTTTTTAACTATGGTTTCAGGTGCTAAACAAAGGGTGGGATTTAAATTCAGAGGCAGGTCTCTGGCATATAATCTTAAAGTTGAGCCGCGCGGAGACAGAGTGCATGAGGTTGAGTTTAATCTTGATGCATTAAGGGCAATGGGAATTCCGGTTGAATCAAAGGAACCGCAAATTACAGTATCTGAAAAAGAGTATAGAAAAATTGATGAATGGATAGCAGATTCCGGCCTTTCAGATAAAAAAATAGCAGGAATCCATTCATGGGCAAGCTGGCAGGCAAAAGAGTGGGCTGCTGAAAAATTTATCGAACTGTCTGACAGGATTGTAAATGAACTTGGAATGGAGGTTGTGCTTGTTTGGGGGCCTGGCGAAAAAGATCGTGCAGAAAGGATACAGAAATCGGCTTTGTCAAAGCTGTATCTTGCACCTGCGACAAACTTAAAAGAGCTTGCTGCTTTAATGTCGCGTTTTGATGCGGTTGTTGCAACAGATTCGGGCCCAATGCATATTGCTGCTGCAATGGGTACTCCGACGCTGGGTATTTACGGCCCGACTAACTGGAAACTTCAGGGACCGTTTGGGCCGCAAAACAGGGCTGTATATTTAAAAGGCCTTGAATGCCTCGGGTGTAATCTTACGGAATGTTCAAAAAGAACTTGTATGAAAGATTTATCAGTGGAAATGGTTTTTAATGAATTAAAAGACATGATGAATAAAATCTGA
- a CDS encoding glycosyltransferase family 9 protein, producing the protein MKNELEKYQNIDCRKFNGYKPCEPDKKCPCDDREPYGTRILIVNLDFIGDVLMTTALLPAIKRTYPESIIHWITRKNAMPVLENNPFIFCLWEWNSENRMILNEMEFDIVLNGDKNRDSSAFTVSLNSKVKRGFGLNKYGAVIPLNREALYNFRMGLDDELKFRKNRRTGLDILAETWKVDYQLDEYILELTDKEKEFTNTYRESLGISNELVIGFNTGCSNAFPLKKMTIEQHVQLIDNINQNMANIKILLLGGREDTDRNREIKSLSTFPVVETPTTEGLRRGILYENSCDVIVSGDTLGMHIGIGLKKYVVAWFGISCSEEIELYQRGEKIQSHLDCSPCWRKTCDNPRCIKELNIDKIYKSILKYYERFFSK; encoded by the coding sequence ATGAAAAACGAATTGGAAAAATATCAGAATATAGATTGTAGGAAATTTAACGGCTATAAACCGTGTGAGCCTGATAAAAAATGTCCGTGTGATGACAGGGAACCGTATGGTACCAGGATTTTGATTGTTAATCTTGATTTTATAGGTGATGTTTTAATGACTACCGCACTTTTACCGGCAATTAAACGCACCTATCCTGAGAGCATAATTCACTGGATTACACGTAAAAATGCTATGCCTGTACTGGAGAACAATCCGTTTATCTTCTGCCTCTGGGAATGGAACAGCGAAAACAGGATGATCTTAAACGAGATGGAGTTTGACATTGTTTTAAACGGGGATAAAAACAGAGACTCGTCTGCGTTTACAGTATCCCTGAACAGTAAAGTAAAACGCGGATTCGGGTTGAATAAATACGGTGCGGTTATACCTCTTAACAGGGAAGCTCTGTACAATTTCAGAATGGGCCTTGATGATGAATTGAAATTCCGAAAAAACAGACGTACAGGCCTTGATATTCTTGCGGAAACATGGAAGGTTGATTATCAGCTTGATGAGTATATACTTGAACTTACAGACAAAGAAAAAGAATTTACAAACACGTACAGAGAAAGCCTGGGAATTAGCAATGAACTTGTAATAGGTTTTAATACGGGTTGTTCGAATGCTTTTCCTTTAAAAAAAATGACAATAGAGCAGCATGTTCAATTAATAGACAATATCAATCAAAATATGGCTAATATTAAAATCCTGCTGCTCGGCGGAAGGGAAGATACGGACAGGAACAGAGAAATAAAAAGCCTGAGCACTTTTCCGGTTGTTGAGACTCCGACAACAGAAGGATTAAGAAGGGGTATTCTGTATGAAAACAGCTGCGATGTAATCGTAAGCGGAGATACTCTTGGAATGCATATAGGAATCGGGCTGAAAAAGTATGTTGTTGCATGGTTCGGAATTTCATGCAGCGAAGAGATCGAACTTTATCAGCGGGGAGAAAAAATTCAGTCACATCTTGATTGTTCGCCCTGCTGGAGAAAAACCTGTGATAACCCCAGGTGTATTAAAGAACTAAATATTGACAAGATTTATAAATCTATTTTAAAGTATTATGAACGATTTTTTTCGAAATAG
- a CDS encoding glycosyltransferase family 2 protein, with amino-acid sequence MNDFFRNRVELTALVICRNEAENIGPCLKSLSFADEIVVVDSGSTDNTLEIAGNYNVNLFVTEWKGYAETKQYGLDRAHGKWILWLDADERITPELALEIKKTIKDDSQINAAFKIPRRAYFLGRWIKHSGWYPGYVVRLFKKERCHFGNELVHEQLIVNGSIAVLKNNIDHYTDTSIEHYFNKFNRYTSLAAEELANRGQKASLFTMIVRSMHIFFKMYFLKEGFLDGIQGLILVFFSSFYVFVKYAKLWEINSNCK; translated from the coding sequence ATGAACGATTTTTTTCGAAATAGAGTTGAACTTACAGCTCTTGTGATTTGCAGGAATGAGGCTGAAAATATAGGGCCGTGTCTTAAAAGCCTCTCCTTTGCAGATGAAATTGTAGTTGTTGATTCCGGAAGCACAGATAACACTTTGGAGATTGCCGGGAACTATAATGTAAATCTATTCGTTACTGAATGGAAGGGATACGCTGAAACCAAGCAGTACGGGCTTGACAGGGCGCATGGTAAGTGGATTTTATGGTTAGATGCAGATGAACGTATTACTCCGGAATTAGCCCTTGAGATAAAAAAAACTATCAAAGATGATTCGCAGATAAATGCTGCTTTTAAAATACCGCGAAGGGCATATTTCCTTGGAAGATGGATAAAACACAGCGGGTGGTATCCCGGATATGTTGTGCGGCTTTTTAAAAAAGAAAGATGCCATTTTGGGAATGAGCTTGTTCATGAACAGCTGATTGTTAACGGTTCAATTGCTGTTTTAAAAAATAATATAGATCATTATACTGATACATCTATAGAACACTATTTTAATAAGTTTAACAGGTATACATCTCTTGCTGCCGAAGAACTGGCAAATAGAGGGCAAAAAGCCTCATTGTTTACTATGATAGTAAGAAGCATGCATATATTTTTTAAAATGTATTTTTTAAAAGAAGGTTTTCTTGACGGAATTCAGGGATTAATATTGGTATTTTTCTCATCTTTTTATGTTTTTGTAAAATACGCTAAATTATGGGAAATAAACAGTAATTGTAAATAG
- the radC gene encoding DNA repair protein RadC has protein sequence MDRNGAFKSTIKDWPEADRPREKMIKYGSSVLSDAELVALLIGSGTRGVSAIDLARRIITLYTGLSKMAACTAGELLKVKGVGPAAVAKIMAAFEIGRRVEAGSYSKGKKITCVEDVVAYYRPLTRDLKKEVFRVVLLDSGNSVIRESIITEGILNASLVHPREVFKVAVDYGAASIIAIHNHPSGNENPSNNDYKVTEQLVKAGKIMGIPLTDHIIIAGKGFYSFAKQGLI, from the coding sequence ATGGACCGGAATGGCGCTTTTAAGAGTACAATTAAGGATTGGCCTGAGGCAGACCGCCCGAGAGAAAAGATGATTAAGTACGGTTCCAGCGTTTTAAGTGATGCTGAATTAGTTGCATTGCTGATTGGATCCGGTACTAGGGGAGTTTCAGCAATTGACCTTGCACGGCGGATTATAACCCTGTACACAGGGCTCTCAAAAATGGCGGCATGTACCGCAGGAGAACTGCTTAAGGTGAAGGGTGTAGGCCCTGCTGCGGTTGCTAAAATTATGGCTGCATTTGAAATTGGCAGGCGTGTTGAAGCAGGATCGTATTCAAAAGGTAAAAAAATAACATGTGTAGAAGATGTGGTTGCATATTACAGGCCCTTGACAAGAGATTTGAAAAAAGAGGTTTTTCGAGTTGTCCTGTTAGACAGCGGTAATTCAGTGATTAGGGAGAGTATAATAACGGAGGGAATTTTAAACGCAAGTCTTGTACATCCGAGGGAAGTTTTTAAAGTGGCTGTAGATTATGGGGCTGCAAGTATAATTGCCATACACAACCACCCTTCGGGTAATGAAAATCCTTCAAATAATGATTATAAAGTTACTGAACAGCTTGTTAAGGCAGGTAAAATTATGGGGATACCTCTGACGGATCACATAATTATTGCAGGTAAAGGGTTTTACAGCTTTGCAAAACAGGGCCTAATTTAA
- a CDS encoding STAS domain-containing protein gives MRYQEETRGIIKFVRVDEEQLTSNEAPEMKTAFLKILSSEEEFIVVNMSKVQHMDSTGLGSFLFGIRQAEHLDKEVIFCCLNPRIETLVKIAHLSDVIEVYASEDDAIKEIEDDLDSE, from the coding sequence ATGCGGTATCAGGAGGAGACAAGGGGAATTATAAAATTTGTACGTGTTGATGAGGAGCAATTGACTTCAAATGAGGCTCCTGAAATGAAGACTGCATTTTTAAAAATTCTTTCCAGTGAAGAGGAATTCATTGTGGTCAACATGTCAAAGGTGCAGCATATGGACAGTACAGGGCTTGGTTCATTTCTATTTGGTATAAGACAGGCAGAGCATCTTGATAAAGAGGTTATTTTCTGCTGTCTGAACCCGAGAATAGAAACTCTTGTTAAAATAGCCCATCTTTCCGATGTTATAGAGGTGTATGCATCTGAAGATGATGCTATAAAAGAAATCGAAGACGACCTTGATTCGGAGTAA
- a CDS encoding type III pantothenate kinase, producing MLLVLDVGNTETVFGVYDNDKLATHGRLSSRINRTADESWIFLKMLFHEKGIKPELIDSVVVSSVVPSLTQVYKEMIANYLSTNPLEVSSSVNTGLKFKYKTPRSIGADRICNAVAGFNKYGGPVIIIDFGTATTFDVISDKGEYIGGVIGLGMKGISQELHRLAAKLPRVDMVFPDSVVGTTTETAMQSGIMWGSVSFVDGMIEKILKDMGWKNAHIIATGGMAMEIVDKSEMINKVEPFLILEGMKIIYRLNT from the coding sequence ATGCTTCTTGTGCTTGATGTGGGTAATACTGAAACTGTTTTCGGAGTATACGATAATGACAAGCTTGCCACCCATGGAAGACTTTCCAGCCGTATAAACAGAACTGCAGATGAAAGCTGGATATTTTTAAAAATGCTGTTTCATGAAAAAGGGATTAAACCCGAGCTTATAGATTCTGTTGTTGTTTCTTCAGTGGTACCCTCTCTGACGCAGGTTTACAAAGAAATGATAGCAAATTATCTTTCGACTAATCCTCTTGAGGTATCTTCTTCGGTAAATACCGGGTTGAAATTTAAATATAAAACTCCCCGTTCCATAGGAGCGGACAGAATCTGCAATGCGGTTGCGGGTTTTAATAAATACGGGGGTCCTGTAATCATAATAGATTTCGGTACGGCTACTACATTTGATGTTATTTCTGATAAGGGAGAATATATAGGCGGAGTAATAGGGCTTGGCATGAAGGGGATTTCTCAGGAACTGCACCGTCTTGCAGCAAAACTTCCAAGGGTTGATATGGTATTCCCCGATTCGGTTGTAGGCACTACAACTGAGACTGCCATGCAGTCCGGAATTATGTGGGGCAGTGTAAGCTTTGTAGACGGAATGATAGAAAAAATATTAAAGGATATGGGCTGGAAAAATGCACACATTATTGCGACTGGGGGAATGGCAATGGAGATTGTAGATAAATCGGAAATGATTAATAAAGTTGAACCTTTTTTGATTCTAGAAGGAATGAAAATTATTTATCGCTTAAATACGTAA
- a CDS encoding GxxExxY protein — MTFQKNINEKVYKVVGALMEVHKTLGPGHPADFYKKALEIEFTERELSVEKDRSVDVVFKGVLVGKLNADFIIDEALVISVKVEDILSDVEVQQVLRCLSLTNCTMGILANFGGTKIQYKRVLPSSRINENRKIYRSPNYREHGRTRESNPII; from the coding sequence ATGACTTTTCAAAAAAATATTAATGAAAAAGTGTACAAGGTTGTAGGTGCTCTGATGGAAGTACACAAAACTCTGGGGCCCGGGCATCCTGCAGATTTTTATAAAAAAGCCCTGGAAATAGAATTTACCGAACGGGAACTATCTGTTGAAAAAGATAGAAGTGTTGATGTAGTGTTCAAAGGTGTCCTTGTGGGTAAATTAAATGCTGATTTTATTATTGACGAAGCTCTTGTAATTTCTGTTAAAGTTGAAGATATTCTCAGTGATGTTGAAGTTCAGCAGGTATTGAGGTGCCTTTCATTAACTAACTGTACAATGGGAATTTTAGCTAATTTCGGGGGTACGAAAATTCAGTACAAACGAGTACTTCCAAGCAGCAGAATTAATGAGAATAGAAAAATATACAGATCTCCCAATTACAGGGAGCATGGGCGGACACGTGAGAGTAACCCGATAATCTGA
- a CDS encoding TPM domain-containing protein, producing MRKYKYLLLSMLFFSSVVKTVAGNQEPRGFVNDFANVVSADYRTKIEALAREIKQKTGAELAVVTVRSLEGESIDTYTSALFQKWGIGQKSKDNGILVLLAVSDRKVRIEVGYDLEGAITDGTSGKILDTYGVPFFNKGDYGKGLFNTSLAIAGYVGREYGAIFTGRPERIPSGRNTGKRGSGLFSLIVIILLIILTRGRIIPWLFLGAMLGGGGGRSSSGGFGGFGGGFGGFGGGMSGGGGASRGF from the coding sequence ATGAGAAAGTATAAATATTTACTATTAAGCATGTTGTTCTTTTCCTCTGTAGTGAAGACTGTGGCGGGAAATCAAGAACCGCGAGGATTTGTAAATGATTTTGCCAATGTGGTTTCTGCTGATTACAGAACGAAAATTGAGGCCCTTGCCCGTGAAATTAAACAGAAAACAGGTGCCGAACTTGCTGTTGTAACTGTCAGAAGCCTTGAAGGGGAATCTATTGACACATATACTTCCGCACTTTTTCAAAAATGGGGAATAGGGCAAAAAAGTAAGGATAACGGCATACTTGTCCTTCTTGCTGTATCTGACAGAAAGGTAAGAATTGAAGTAGGATATGACCTTGAAGGAGCGATTACAGACGGTACAAGCGGAAAGATACTGGATACTTACGGAGTTCCTTTTTTTAATAAAGGGGATTACGGAAAAGGGCTTTTTAATACGTCTCTTGCAATTGCCGGATATGTAGGCAGAGAGTACGGAGCAATTTTTACCGGAAGGCCTGAAAGAATTCCTTCAGGCAGAAATACAGGGAAAAGAGGTAGCGGGCTTTTTTCCTTAATTGTCATCATTCTGCTTATAATCCTGACAAGAGGAAGAATTATACCGTGGCTTTTCTTGGGTGCAATGCTTGGCGGCGGCGGGGGAAGAAGCAGCAGCGGCGGTTTCGGAGGCTTTGGCGGTGGTTTTGGAGGCTTTGGAGGGGGAATGAGCGGCGGCGGCGGTGCAAGCAGAGGATTTTAA
- a CDS encoding LemA family protein: protein MSKGGKIGLIVLGVVVLIFLMIAVSIKNMYNNFVSLDEGVNQSWSQVQNVYQRRADLIPNLVETVKGYAKHENQTLVAVTQARAKLGGVTNINAKDLTPAKLAQFQQAQAGLSSALQRLMVVVEKYPDLKANENFIRLQDELAGTENRIAVERKRFTVAVQAYNRNIRRFPQVIFAGMFGFEKKAYFEAEQAAQQAPKVKF, encoded by the coding sequence ATGTCAAAAGGCGGAAAGATAGGACTAATTGTTTTAGGAGTTGTTGTTTTAATTTTTTTAATGATTGCAGTCAGTATTAAAAACATGTATAACAATTTTGTGTCACTTGATGAGGGTGTTAACCAGTCATGGTCTCAGGTACAGAACGTGTATCAGAGAAGAGCTGATCTGATTCCCAATCTTGTGGAAACAGTAAAAGGTTATGCCAAGCACGAAAATCAGACTCTTGTTGCAGTTACACAAGCTCGTGCAAAGCTCGGCGGAGTAACAAACATCAATGCAAAGGACCTGACTCCGGCAAAACTTGCTCAGTTTCAGCAGGCTCAGGCAGGTTTAAGCAGCGCTCTGCAGAGGTTAATGGTTGTTGTTGAAAAATATCCTGACCTTAAAGCAAATGAAAATTTTATAAGGCTGCAGGATGAGCTTGCAGGCACAGAAAACAGAATTGCAGTTGAGCGTAAGCGTTTTACTGTGGCAGTACAGGCTTATAACAGAAATATCAGAAGATTCCCGCAGGTGATATTTGCCGGTATGTTCGGATTTGAGAAAAAGGCGTATTTTGAAGCTGAGCAGGCAGCTCAGCAGGCTCCCAAAGTTAAGTTCTAA